The segment GCCTTGCTTACCCGTCATGCAGAAGAGGCAATTCATCTTACAGCCTCGCTGTGACGATACGCAGAGCGTGGCACGATCTCCCTCGGGGATCATGACTGTCTCGACGAAGCCTCCACCAGCAGCAAAGAGATACTTGACCGTCCCGTCTCGTGAAGTCTGCTGTAGATGAGGCGCAGCACGACCTATCTCGTAGTGCGAGGCGAGCAGTGCACGCGCCTTCTTGCTCAGATTGGTCATCTCGTCCCACGTGGAGACATGCTTCTGGTAGAGCCAGTCAGCGATCTGCTGGCCTGTGTATTTGGGCAGTCCTAGGCCAACGGCTAGCTCCGTGAGCTGCGCAGGCGTCTTGCCGAGGATCTGATGAGTTGCTGTCATAAGGGCTTGACTAAGTGGTCTTATCAGACGAGGTCAAAGTCGAGCTGTCGCTGCTCTAGGTCGGCACGAGCGACACGTACGGTGATCGGGTCGCCTAAGTTGTAGCGCTTGCCAGTGCGTCGCCCACGGAGACGGTAGTTCTTCTCGTCGTACTCAAAGTAGTCGTCCTCGAGCTTGCGGATCGGTATGAGTCCCTCGCAGTGCGACCCCTTGAGCTCCACATAAAGTCCCCACTCGGCGACCCCGCTGATGACTCCATCGAAGACCTGTCCCATACGAGCTTTCATATACTCCACCTGCTTGTACTTGATCGAGTCACGCTCTGCCTGTGTGGCTATCTGCTCCTGCTCGCTGCAGTGCTGGCACTGCTCCTCGAGCTTGCCCTTTGTCACAGAGCGACCACCCGCATAGTAGCGTGTCAAGAGGCGGTGCACCATAAGGTCGGGGTAACGACGTATGGGTGAGGTGAAGTGGGTGTAATAAGCAAAGGAGAGCCCGTAGTGGCCGATGTTGTCTGGTGAGTACTCGGCACGGGTCATAGAGCGGATGGCAAGTGTCTCGATGAGGCTCTCCTCACGCTTTCCCTGGACGCTGTCGAGGAGCTTGTTGAAGGAGCGACTTACCTGACGATTCTCGCCACTGAGATTGACTTTGTAGCCGAACTTACCCGCAAAAGAAGCAAGCGCCATCAACTTCTCTTCGCTAGGCTGTGCGTGGACACGATAGACGAAGTTCTTCGCTTTCTTGCCTTTGGCACGAACCAGTCCGATGTCCTCGGCAACGGTGCGGTTAGCCAGGAGCATAAACTCCTCAATAAGGTGGTGCGACTCATTGTCTATCACCTCCTCGACACCTGTGGGACGACCCTTGGGGTCTAGAACGAAGCGCACCTCTTGGCTCTGAAACTTGATCGCACCCTCGTCAAAGCGGCGCTTACGCAACTGCTGGGATAGCTCGAAGAGCGGCTGAATGATCGCCTGCTGGGTGTCACTACGCCCCTCGATCACATCTTGCGCCTCCTCGTAAGTCATACGCTGATCGCTCCGTATCACGGTGCGACAGATGCGGTACTGCTGTACATGCGCCGCATTGTCTAGCGTGAGGATACAGGAGTAAGCGTACTTATCCTCGTTGGGGCGTAGCGAACAGAGATTGTTGCACAGTGCTTCAGGGAGCATTGGTATGGTTCTGTCAACGAGGTAAACACTGGTGCCACGTGCGTAAGCCTCCTCGTCAATCTTGGATCCCTCGGTGACGAAGTAAGAGACATCCGCAATGTGTACGCCTACCTCGTGCCGGCCGTCGCCGAGGTCACGGTAAGAGAGCGCATCGTCAAAGTCCTTAGCATCGGCAGGGTCGATGGTAAGTGTCGGCACCTCGCGAAAGTCCTCTCGCTGTGCTAGCTGCTCTTGGGTTATCTCGCCCGAGAGTTGCTCAGCCTCGTCGATAGCTGCCTGTGGGTAGCCGTAGTCTATATTGTACTCGGTCAGTATGGCGCGCATCTCGGTGTCGTTGTCGCCCGCCTTGCCGAGTACCTTGAGGACACGTCCCGTGGGGATCTTGTCCGAGCTAGGCCACTCGGTGATAGCCACCTCTACCTTGGAGTCTCGCTGAGCTCCGTTTAGTTCGCTGAGTGGAATCAATATATCGGTCGAGAGGGTGCGATCCTCGGTGATGAAGATGGCCCAGTCCTTTTTGAACTCTAGTCGCCCTACGAAGGTATGCTTCGAGCGCTCGATGATATTGATCACCTCACCCTCTAGCTCTCCGCCCTGTCTCTTGGCAAAGAGCCGCGCCTGCACACGATCGCCGTTGAGCGCATGCATAGAGTTGCGC is part of the Porphyromonas asaccharolytica DSM 20707 genome and harbors:
- the rnr gene encoding ribonuclease R, which translates into the protein MTKTSRKKSTPKKNPTKRSGAKRLNLDELTRAVVKLFAANPTHTWNYKQVSKQLDITEQPMRQTISRILEVLEMDDTLIRVKPGTYRYNLSGALLFGTFERRSNGRNALISDEDGKSIFIAERNSMHALNGDRVQARLFAKRQGGELEGEVINIIERSKHTFVGRLEFKKDWAIFITEDRTLSTDILIPLSELNGAQRDSKVEVAITEWPSSDKIPTGRVLKVLGKAGDNDTEMRAILTEYNIDYGYPQAAIDEAEQLSGEITQEQLAQREDFREVPTLTIDPADAKDFDDALSYRDLGDGRHEVGVHIADVSYFVTEGSKIDEEAYARGTSVYLVDRTIPMLPEALCNNLCSLRPNEDKYAYSCILTLDNAAHVQQYRICRTVIRSDQRMTYEEAQDVIEGRSDTQQAIIQPLFELSQQLRKRRFDEGAIKFQSQEVRFVLDPKGRPTGVEEVIDNESHHLIEEFMLLANRTVAEDIGLVRAKGKKAKNFVYRVHAQPSEEKLMALASFAGKFGYKVNLSGENRQVSRSFNKLLDSVQGKREESLIETLAIRSMTRAEYSPDNIGHYGLSFAYYTHFTSPIRRYPDLMVHRLLTRYYAGGRSVTKGKLEEQCQHCSEQEQIATQAERDSIKYKQVEYMKARMGQVFDGVISGVAEWGLYVELKGSHCEGLIPIRKLEDDYFEYDEKNYRLRGRRTGKRYNLGDPITVRVARADLEQRQLDFDLV